The following coding sequences lie in one Spinacia oleracea cultivar Varoflay chromosome 1, BTI_SOV_V1, whole genome shotgun sequence genomic window:
- the LOC130463885 gene encoding uncharacterized protein has protein sequence MDVMKELGFPEVFLRWIMECISSVTYSILINGQPCLPFPAKKGLRQGDPLSPFIFAIGMEYLSRSLMQLKADPNFNFHPKWLEANLDKSNAYICGVSSDIQQQIMLTLNIPPGGTDCSKKALVAWSHMCLPKTAGGWNIKDMEIWNKAVVCKLLWAITHKKDRLWSRWVDGYYMKGRPIADVHCPSTMSWSLKKIIGCKELVTNVGGWSAVEKDGCFSIKPMYRKLCGDHPKFPWRRLLCNNLATPKSLFIMWIAIWKRLPTLDRLFKWGVVTSEVCPVCSMCSESAEHLFFTCTLSCRVWQKVLDLLHFKRRPEPFGNEMQWVIKSCKRSGSRHKLLGMFFAECICSIWLNRNEVVYNQVCKTPEMLFRQIQFHVASRSSDVLSSTLLNLSR, from the exons ATGGATGTTATGAAGGAGTTAGGGtttccagaggtgtttcttaGGTGGATTATGGAGTGTATTTCTTCTGTCACTTATAGCATTCTTATTAATGGTCAACCTTGTCTTCCTTTTCCTGCTAAAAAAGGGTTAAGGCAAGGTGATCCTTTATCCCCCTTTATCTTTGCTATTGGTATGGAGTACTTATCCAGAAGTCTCATGCAGTTGAAAGCTGATCCAAACTTCAATTTTCATCCAAAAT GGTTGGAAGCCAATTTGGATAAGAGTAATGCCTATATCTGTGGTGTAAGTTCAGACATTCAGCAACAAATCATGCTCACCTTGAATATTCCTCCTG GAGGTACTGATTGTTCCAAGAAAGCCCTTGTTGCTTGGTCTCATATGTGTTTACCTAAAACTGCTGGTGGCTGGAATATCAAAGATATGGAGATATGGAATAAGGCAGTTGTGTGCAAGCTTCTGTGGGCCATCACTCATAAGAAAGATAGGCTCTGGTCCAGGTGGGTAGATGGGTATTATATGAAAGGGAGGCCCATTGCTGATGTTCATTGCCCTTCTACTATGTCCTGGTCATTGAAGAAGATTATTGGTTGTAAGGAGCTGGTTACTAATGTTGGTGGATGGTCAGCTGTTGAGAAGGATGGTTGTTTCTCAATCAAACCGATGTATAGGAAGTTATGTGGGGATCATCCTAAATTTCCATGGAGGAGACTCTTATGCAACAATTTGGCAACTCCTAAAAGCCTTTTCATCATGTGGATTGCTATTTGGAAAAGGCTACCTACCCTGGACAGGTTGTTTAAATGGGGGGTTGTTACTTCTGAAGTATGTCCTGTATGCAGCATGTGTTCAGAATCTGCTGAACATTTGTTCTTTACTTGCACCTTATCTTGCAGAGTCTGGCAGAAAGTGTTGGATTTGCTGCATTTTAAGAGAAGACCAGAACCCTTTGGCAATGAGATGCAGTGGGTGATTAAGAGCTGTAAAAGGAGTGGGAGTAGACACAAGCTGCTGGGAATGTTCTTTGCTGAATGTATTTGTTCCATTTGGTTGAATAGGAATGAAGTTGTGTACAATCAGGTTTGTAAAACCCCTGAGATGCTGTTTAGACAGATTCAGTTCCATGTAGCTAGTAGATCTTCTGATGTATTAAGCTCTACTTTGTTAAACTTGAGTAGATAA